The following proteins are encoded in a genomic region of Nicotiana sylvestris chromosome 4, ASM39365v2, whole genome shotgun sequence:
- the LOC104221765 gene encoding phenylcoumaran benzylic ether reductase TP7: protein MAEKSKVLIIGGTGYIGKFVVEASAKSGHPTFALVRESTLSDPVKSKIVENFKNLGVTILHGDLYDHESLVKAIKQVDVVISTMGMMQLGDQVKLIAAIKEAGNIKRFFPSEFGMDVDKTNAVEPAKSAFAVKVQIRRAIEAEGIPYTYVSCNCFAGYFLPTMVQPGATVPPRDKVIIPGDGNVKAVFNEEHDIGTYTIKAVDDPRTLNKTLYIKPPKNTLSFNELVAMWEKMIGKTLEKIYIPEEQILKDIETSPMPLPVILAINHATFVKGDQTNFKIEPSFGVEASELYPDVKYTTVEDYLGHFV, encoded by the exons ATGGCTGAGAAAAGCAAAGTTCTGATCATTGGAGGAACTGGATATATTGGAAAATTTGTAGTAGAAGCAAGTGCAAAATCTGGACACCCCACCTTTGCTTTGGTTAGAGAGAGCACACTTTCTGACCCTGTTAAGAGTAAAATTGTTGAGAATTTCAAGAATTTGGGTGTCACTATTCTtcat GGTGATTTATATGATCATGAGAGTTTGGTGAAGGCTATAAAGCAGGTGGACGTGGTAATATCAACAATGGGGATGATGCAATTGGGTGATCAAGTTAAGCTCATTGCTGCTATCAAAGAAGCTGGAAATATTAAG AGATTCTTCCCTTCGGAGTTTGGTATGGATGTTGATAAGACCAATGCTGTGGAACCAGCAAAGTCTGCATTTGCTGTGAAAGTTCAAATCCGCAGAGCTATTGAAGCTGAAGGAATTCCTTATACTTATGTCTCATGCAACTGTTTTGCTGGTTATTTCTTACCAACTATGGTCCAGCCTGGTGCCACTGTCCCCCCTAGAGACAAAGTCATCATTCCTGGGGATGGAAATGTTAAGG CTGTATTCAATGAAGAACATGATATTGGCACTTATACTATTAAAGCTGTTGATGATCCGAGAACGTTAAACAAGACCCTCTACATTAAGCCTCCCAAAAACACGTTATCGTTCAATGAGCTAGTGGCTATGTGGGAGAAAATGATTGGAAAAACTCTGGAGAAAATCTACATTCCAGAGGAGCAAATTCTCAAAGACATCGAAA CATCTCCAATGCCATTGCCTGTTATACTAGCAATCAACCACGCAACATTCGTGAAGGGTGATCAAACCAATTTTAAGATCGAGCCATCATTTGGGGTTGAGGCCTCGGAACTTTATCCAGATGTCAAGTACACCACTGTGGAGGATTACCTTGGTCACTTTGTCTAA
- the LOC104221767 gene encoding gamma carbonic anhydrase 2, mitochondrial: MGTLGKAIYSLGSIVRATGQALDRVGNRLQGSSYLEEHLSRHRTLMNILDKAPVVDKDVFVAPGASVIGDVHVGRNSSIWYGCVLRGDVNSISVGSGSNIQDNSLVHVAKSNISQKVLPTIIGNNVTVGHSAVVHGCTIEDEAFIGMGATLLDGVHVEKHAMVAAGALVRQNTRIPSGEVWAGNPAKFLRKLTDEEIAFIAQSATNYCNLARVHAAENSKSFDEIEFEKMLRKKYAKRDEEYDSMIGVVRETPPELVLPDNILPEKAAKSIIQ, from the exons ATGGGAACCCTTGGGAAAGCAATTTACTCCCTAGGATCCATCGTTCGAGCGACCGGCCAAGCCCTTGATCGCGTCGGCAATCGACTTCAAGGCAGCTCCTACTTAGAGGAACACC TGTCTAGGCATCGAACTCTTATGAACATACTCGATAAAGCTCCGGTGGTGGATAAGGATGTGTTTGTGGCTCCAGGTGCCTCGGTCATCGGAGACGTACACGTGGGACGGAATTCATCTATTTGGTATGGATGTGTGTTAAGAG GTGATGTTAACAGCATCAGTGTTGGATCTGGTTCCAATATACAGGATAACTCCCTTGTTCATGTGGCCAAATCAAATATAAGTCAAAAGGTGCTACCCACCATTATAGGGAACAATGTCACTGTTG GTCATAGTGCTGTTGTACATGGCTGCACCATTGAGGATGAGGCCTTCATTGGTATGGGAGCCACGCTGCTTGATGGTGTCCATGTAGAGAAACATGCCATGGTTGCTGCAGGAGCCCTTGTGAGACAGAACACAAGGATCCCCTCTGGAGAG GTATGGGCAGGCAATCCAGCTAAGTTTCTGAGGAAGCTAACTGATGAAGAGATAGCCTTCATTGCCCAGTCGGCAACCAATTACTGTAACCTCGCTCGTGTTCATGCAGCTGAGAATTCCAAGTCCTTTGACGAAATTGAATTTGAAAAGATGCTTCGTAAGAAGTATGCCAAACGCGATGAGGAATATGATTCTATGATTGGTGTTGTCCGCGAAACACCTCCCGAGCTTGTACTTCCTGATAATATTCTCCCTGAAAAAGCTGCAAAGAGTATCATCCAATGA